A stretch of DNA from Clostridia bacterium:
TCGGCTATTATAGCGGACTGCGCGTAATCGGTGACCGCAAGCTCTATTTCGCGATACTCAACATAGCGATATACCATAGCGGCCATCTGCTCGCGCGTTATATTTGCGTCGGGCGTGAAGGTCGTCTCCGTAGTGCCGTTGGTAACGCCGATCTCTTTTGCCCACTCAACGTATCCGCCGTACCACGAACCGGTATCAACGTCCTCGAACGCGCTTTCGGTATAAGCCGCCGTGTCAACATCGGAAAGACGGCCGAGGAACGTAACGAACTGAGCGCGGGTGAGGTTTTCTTCGGGGCCGAAGGTCGTCTCGGTCATGCCCTTTGCTATGCCGCGGGCCTTTATATCCATTATGTAGATATAAGCCGGATGATCTGCCGCTACGTCCTCGAATTCCGCGATCCCCGTGTCTATGGGCGCCGCGATGACCTCGGGCGTATCCGTAGGAGCCGCCGTATCGTCCGAAGCTGCCGTGCCGCCTGCCGAAGCCGTGCCGCCAACCGCTGCCGCATCGTCTGAAGCTGCCGCGCCGCTGCTTGCCTCCTCGCCGTCGGAAGCCGCCGTATCGCCGCCGTCAGACATTATATCGGGGTGGATAACTACGCGGCTTGCCTCTTCGCCGCTGCCTGCCGCCGCGTCGTCGTCAGCGGCAAGCGATACCATGCCAAACGACAACAAAACCGCAATTGCAAGCACAAGGGCCGTTACCTTCGTCCATTTTTTCATTATGCATCTCTCCTTAATAAATATTCAGACCGAAAACCGTCTAAAAACAATTATACCACCTATTTTCAAAAACGGAAGTAAAAAAGCATTATTGCGTCGAATTTCCCCAAAAAAAATATCGGCGCGCCTTACGGCAGGAAAAATTTCAGTTTTTTGTTTTAAACAAAAAAACGATGTGTTATAATACATATATACGGATAATGCCCGAGACGGCGATATATCAGGCGCGGGAGGTGCGATTTATGAAGGAGCTTGAGTTCAAAAAAGGCGATATAATATTCAGACAGGGAGATAAAGGCGGGGAGATGTACTATATAAATTCGGGAAAAATAGGGATCTATATAGAGTACGGTACACCGCGCCAAAGACTGCTTGCCGAGATAGAAACGGGCGATTATTTCGGCGAAATGGCGCTCATCGACAATATGCCGCGCTCCGCAACGGCCGCCGTGACCGAGGACGCGCTTCTTACCTCGATAGACGGCGATACGTTCCACCAGTTCATAGGCGAGCATCCGCAGATAGCGGCGGAGATCATGACAAATCTTTCAAAGCGGCTGCGCGCGCTTACGGTAGAGTTCATGGAGGCATGCAGAACTATCTCCGAAAGCATGGAGGAAACCGACCACATAAAGAAAAAAGGCCTTAGAGAACGCCTTAAGAAGTATTCCGATATGTACGTTCAGTCGGCGACTATCGTAGATAAGGACACGGGCGAGGAGATATACGTAGGCAACGGCTATTTCGGCGAATCGTATAACGGAATGATGTTTTAGCCAAAAGCGATATGAAAGACGATCAATCTTTATGCATAAATATACTTAAAAATATGCCGTGCGGCGTGATGTACATAGGCGCCGACGGCATAATAGAATATGTAAACGGCGAGGCGTGCGCCCTTTTGGACGCGGACGAAGACCGCCTTTTGGGGCGCGCATTTTCGGATGCGTTCCCCGGCGACGGCGAGGGCGGCTTTTTTGCGGCGCTTCGTGATGCGCTCTTCTTGGGGCTGTCGTTTTCAAAGCGCGTTGTGACTTACGGCGACTTTCGCCTGTACGTTTCCGCCTCGCAGGAAAGCGGCGGCGGCGGAGCCGTGTTTATGCTGGAGCCCCTAAGAACTGCGAGCGCGAAGGAAAGCGCAATGGTTTACATAAATGAGCTCAACCGTCAGCTTGAGGCGAGAAACAAGCTCATAGCCGACACGTTCGGACGCTACCTCTCGGACGACGTTGTAAAAAGCCTTTTGGAAAATCCCAAGGGGCTTAATTTGGGCGGGAAAAAGTGCCGTATCACCGTGCTTATGAGCGACCTTCGCGGCTTTACCGCATTAAGCGAAGATATGAAGCCGGAGGACGTGCTTTCGATGCTTAACGCATATCTCGGCGCTATGGTTGACATAATATCAAAGCGTGGCGGCACTATAATCGAATTTATAGGCGACTCTGTTTTTGCCATATTCGGCGCGCCCTACGCTTCGGACGACCACGCACAGAGGGCCGTCGCCTGCGCCGTAGAGATGCAGTGCGCGATGGCGCGCGTGAACGCTTACAACGCAGAGCATGGCTATCCGTCTTTGGAGATGGGCATAGGCATAAACACGGGCGAGATGATAGTAGGCAACATCGGATCTTACCGGCGCATGAAGTACGGCGTTGTGGGACGCCACGTGAATTTATGCGGACGCATAGAAAGCTACAGCGTCGGCGGCCAGATACTCGTGTCGCCCGACACATATAAAAGCCTTGACGCGCCCGCGCATGTTGACGATACGATAACAGTCTCGCCCAAGGGAGTAAAGCAGCCGATAACTCTTTACAGCATCGACGGGCTCGGCGCGCCCTACAACGTATCGTGCCGTCGTGAAGACAGGCCCGTTCTTCGCCGCCTTATAACGCCCGCAGCGTTCGAGGCGAATATTTTGAGAGAAAAGTATATTGCCCCTGAGACTTTAAGCGGCGAATTTACAAAGCTTTCGGCTATTGAGGCCGAAATAGACATAAACGCGCAGCTTCACCCTATGGATAATTTGAGACTGAAAAAAACAGAGAACGGGAGGACCGTTTTTGAAGAGGTCTTCGCAAAGGTGATAAAGCGCACCGAAAGCGGATACCTCATACATTTTACAGCCCGAAACAAAGCGTTCGACGCTTTCGCGGGCGAGCATTTAAAGGCAAGATGAAAGAGCTTGAGCGAATAATTAAGAGCATAAGGCCGCATGAGGCCGTAATATACATAGCGGGATATGCGCTTGCATTTGTGAGCCTTATTATAAGCCGAGACGGATATTTGGAGTTTTTCGCCTCGGTGCTTTTTCTTACGGGAGTAGTTTTAAACTCCAAGCGCTCGCGCATGTGGTTTCTTATCTCAAGCGCGGGAATGGCGCTTTACTGCATATCCGCGTTCAAAAACAGGTTTTACAGCGAGATATTTATAGACCTTTTCTATATGGTGCCGATGCAGATATATGGATTTATAAATTGGGGACGTTCGAAAAAAGGAGAGGACGACGCGATAGAGCCTGAGTCGCTTGAGAAGCGCAAATTGGCGCTGTATGTCGTTTTGGGCGCGGCGGCCGCCGCGATCTACGGATACGCGCTCACTTTTTTGGGAAACGCCGCGCCGTTTTGGGGCGCGGCGGCCACGGTCTGCTCTGCGATAGCCGTTATGCTCTCGGCCGGACGCATGATAGAACAGTTCTTCTTTTGGATGGCGAATAATCTCTGCATAATAGCCATGTGGATGCTTTCGCTTTCGGAAAGCTTTGCGGGACTGCCGCTTATTTTTGTGAACGCCGTATTTGTCGTTATAAATTTTTTGGGCTATTTGAATTGGAGAAAGCGGCGTGCGGCCTAGCGCTTCAAAAGCTTCATAACGGCCTTTTTGTGACGAATTAGCTTTCTTTGCGTATTCTCGCGACTTAGGGCGTCTCCCCCGGAGCGCACTAAGTATTCCTCAAATGAAGCCGTAAGATTCGGCTCGCTCAGTTCAAAAACGGCAAAAGGCGACGCCGAGTGATAAAGAAATACGCCGAAGGCGGGCTTTACGCATATATTTATATTCTCAGATATTTCATCGCTTATCATTACCTTATAGTTCTTATACTCGCCGAAAAGATATATCATATAGTCGAGATGCTCAAGATATTCTTCGCAGGTAAGATATACAGTCTCTCCCGTTATCACCCTGCTGAGAGGCAGCGCTATGGCGCCGGCCTTTATTCTTTCAACAGGCGGCAGACGCAGGATATCGGTAACAAAACGGCCGTTTTTTATATTTGACGTATAAAACGACCTTGAGCGCCTGTAGATGCGCGAAAGCGAGCTTCCGCCGGGAAGACCCGCAAGCCTTTTTAACGCGCTGTCGGGCAGGGTGAAAAATGACGGGTCGCTGTGCGCAAGGATAATATCACCCTCTTGTTTGTGAAAGGCCGAGATCGAAGAAGTGAGCGCCTTTGTGTTTTTTTCGGTATATACGCGCATAAGCGGCAGACATATCGAGAGAAACGCGTTAAATTCGCCCTCTAAAGCCGAAACGGCTTCACTGTCGTTTATGAGTATATTGAGCGCGCCGGCAGCATTGCCCGTATTGCTTGAAATGAGCGCGCTGTGTCCCTCGGCTATAAAACGGCTGCGGCTGTGTATGCCGTCTCGCACCTTGGGGCAGTAATACGGCTCTATTGCGCCGGAAAAATAGATGGGCACCCATTTTTCAATGGATTCAAGCATTTCTCCTATGTTTCTGCTTATCGTATGTATTATTTTTATCTTTGATCCC
This window harbors:
- a CDS encoding S-layer homology domain-containing protein; the encoded protein is MKKWTKVTALVLAIAVLLSFGMVSLAADDDAAAGSGEEASRVVIHPDIMSDGGDTAASDGEEASSGAAASDDAAAVGGTASAGGTAASDDTAAPTDTPEVIAAPIDTGIAEFEDVAADHPAYIYIMDIKARGIAKGMTETTFGPEENLTRAQFVTFLGRLSDVDTAAYTESAFEDVDTGSWYGGYVEWAKEIGVTNGTTETTFTPDANITREQMAAMVYRYVEYREIELAVTDYAQSAIIADIDDASPYAVDAIDALVANMIMSLGEDQNFRPKDDATRAEMAQAIALIASYTDAIADDAASDDAASDDAAASDAAASDDAAASDDAAASDAAA
- a CDS encoding cyclic nucleotide-binding domain-containing protein, which translates into the protein MKELEFKKGDIIFRQGDKGGEMYYINSGKIGIYIEYGTPRQRLLAEIETGDYFGEMALIDNMPRSATAAVTEDALLTSIDGDTFHQFIGEHPQIAAEIMTNLSKRLRALTVEFMEACRTISESMEETDHIKKKGLRERLKKYSDMYVQSATIVDKDTGEEIYVGNGYFGESYNGMMF
- a CDS encoding PAS domain-containing protein; protein product: MKDDQSLCINILKNMPCGVMYIGADGIIEYVNGEACALLDADEDRLLGRAFSDAFPGDGEGGFFAALRDALFLGLSFSKRVVTYGDFRLYVSASQESGGGGAVFMLEPLRTASAKESAMVYINELNRQLEARNKLIADTFGRYLSDDVVKSLLENPKGLNLGGKKCRITVLMSDLRGFTALSEDMKPEDVLSMLNAYLGAMVDIISKRGGTIIEFIGDSVFAIFGAPYASDDHAQRAVACAVEMQCAMARVNAYNAEHGYPSLEMGIGINTGEMIVGNIGSYRRMKYGVVGRHVNLCGRIESYSVGGQILVSPDTYKSLDAPAHVDDTITVSPKGVKQPITLYSIDGLGAPYNVSCRREDRPVLRRLITPAAFEANILREKYIAPETLSGEFTKLSAIEAEIDINAQLHPMDNLRLKKTENGRTVFEEVFAKVIKRTESGYLIHFTARNKAFDAFAGEHLKAR
- a CDS encoding nicotinamide mononucleotide transporter, encoding MKELERIIKSIRPHEAVIYIAGYALAFVSLIISRDGYLEFFASVLFLTGVVLNSKRSRMWFLISSAGMALYCISAFKNRFYSEIFIDLFYMVPMQIYGFINWGRSKKGEDDAIEPESLEKRKLALYVVLGAAAAAIYGYALTFLGNAAPFWGAAATVCSAIAVMLSAGRMIEQFFFWMANNLCIIAMWMLSLSESFAGLPLIFVNAVFVVINFLGYLNWRKRRAA